In a genomic window of Alteromonas gilva:
- the dbpA gene encoding ATP-dependent RNA helicase DbpA, translating to MSTQFSDFGLRPELITAISRAGFAEPRPVQAATLPAVLAGKDVLGQAQTGSGKTLAFAAGCLQQLDANKNAVQAIVLCPTRELAEQVAEQCRLLAKEMPNLKVLTLCGGQPMGPQIASLRHGCHIIVGTPGRVMDHVLKRRISMKHLKVRVFDEADRMLDMGFTDDLAVIFSGLRKPVQTLFFSATFSEATTELAQQYLREPENIKVDSAQRANVSELVYEVDDQHRFTALKALLTTEQPNSAMVFCRMKKTAQEVADLLAAEGFVAAAIQGDMEQVERNRVLMRFASDCLNVLVATDVAARGLDIAGVDCVINYEVSEQPEAHIHRIGRAGRAQQPGTAYTLKSESENGLLAAIEIHTKQDFKKKSAQGLRFHASRIVAPEFVCINLNEGKKAKLRPGDILGALTKDADVPGEDIGKIKVQANESFVAVKVRSVKRALKLFREGKIKGKRVRAFKL from the coding sequence ATGAGCACACAATTTAGCGATTTTGGACTACGTCCTGAACTGATCACTGCAATTTCACGGGCCGGATTCGCCGAGCCTCGCCCGGTGCAGGCCGCAACTCTACCCGCAGTACTGGCGGGTAAAGATGTACTCGGACAGGCGCAAACCGGGTCCGGAAAAACCCTCGCTTTTGCTGCAGGCTGTTTGCAACAGCTTGATGCCAATAAGAATGCGGTTCAGGCTATAGTGCTATGCCCCACCAGAGAGCTGGCTGAACAGGTCGCTGAGCAATGCCGGTTGTTGGCCAAAGAGATGCCCAACCTGAAAGTGCTGACACTTTGCGGCGGCCAGCCAATGGGCCCGCAGATTGCCTCATTGCGACATGGTTGTCACATTATTGTGGGAACGCCTGGCCGGGTGATGGATCATGTCTTAAAGCGTCGTATTTCAATGAAGCATTTAAAAGTGCGCGTGTTTGATGAAGCTGACCGTATGCTGGATATGGGCTTTACCGATGATCTGGCAGTGATTTTCAGCGGCTTGCGAAAGCCGGTGCAAACGTTGTTCTTTTCGGCCACGTTTAGCGAGGCAACGACTGAGTTGGCGCAACAGTATTTGCGCGAGCCGGAAAACATTAAAGTTGACTCTGCACAGCGGGCTAATGTGAGCGAACTCGTTTACGAAGTGGATGATCAGCATCGCTTTACAGCATTAAAAGCATTGCTGACGACCGAGCAACCCAATAGCGCCATGGTTTTCTGCCGGATGAAAAAAACCGCCCAGGAAGTGGCTGATCTGCTCGCCGCCGAGGGCTTTGTTGCCGCGGCGATACAAGGCGATATGGAACAGGTCGAGCGGAACCGTGTGCTGATGCGTTTTGCCAGTGATTGTCTGAACGTACTGGTGGCAACCGATGTTGCAGCAAGAGGACTGGATATAGCCGGTGTTGACTGCGTTATAAATTATGAAGTCAGTGAGCAACCCGAAGCGCATATTCACCGTATTGGTCGCGCCGGACGCGCTCAGCAACCCGGCACGGCGTATACCCTTAAGAGCGAAAGCGAAAATGGTTTGCTGGCCGCCATTGAGATCCACACCAAACAGGATTTTAAAAAGAAAAGCGCCCAGGGATTGCGTTTTCATGCCAGTCGAATTGTGGCGCCCGAGTTTGTTTGTATTAACTTAAACGAAGGTAAAAAGGCCAAACTGCGCCCCGGCGATATTTTAGGTGCGCTCACCAAAGATGCCGATGTGCCGGGTGAGGATATCGGTAAAATTAAAGTGCAGGCGAACGAAAGTTTCGTTGCGGTAAAAGTACGCAGCGTTAAACGCGCGTTGAAACTATTCCGGGAAGGTAAGATTAAAGGTAAGCGGGTTAGAGCATTTAAACTATAA
- a CDS encoding ACT domain-containing protein: MVGETDLTTLLVGLKPILQPEPYVFVSVLVLDTEVFERLNPKVLFREKEGVTLVLLQSVADAEGFTYETVFNCITCEIHSSLEAVGLTAAMSQALTKVGISANVIAAFYHDHIFVPQRDAHNAMAALNSLVAEYN, translated from the coding sequence ATGGTCGGTGAAACAGATTTAACCACGCTATTGGTTGGCTTAAAGCCGATATTGCAGCCTGAGCCTTATGTTTTTGTCAGCGTATTAGTGCTCGACACCGAGGTGTTTGAGCGCTTAAATCCGAAGGTGCTGTTCCGCGAAAAAGAAGGGGTTACCCTGGTGCTGCTGCAATCGGTGGCCGATGCCGAGGGTTTTACCTATGAGACTGTTTTTAACTGTATTACCTGTGAAATTCATTCAAGCTTAGAGGCCGTTGGCCTTACCGCAGCGATGTCGCAGGCCCTCACTAAAGTCGGGATTAGTGCCAACGTCATCGCGGCGTTTTACCATGATCATATCTTTGTGCCACAGCGTGATGCGCATAATGCAATGGCGGCATTAAATAGCTTAGTCGCCGAGTATAACTGA
- a CDS encoding RidA family protein — MKTFSPTKFALLPLLVAVLFGAAGCDQATAISANKDAATRHGLIGSDFPILRAVEVPATSTLVFLSGAVPGVSHPEAPQGTLAAYGDTETQTINVLHKIDDNLKSLGLTMGDVIKMQVFLVGDPGQDGNMDFAGFMRGYRQFFGTPEQPNLPSRSAFQVAGLANPNFLVEIEVTAVRP; from the coding sequence ATGAAAACATTTAGCCCGACGAAGTTTGCTCTGCTGCCGTTATTAGTAGCGGTGTTATTTGGCGCTGCTGGTTGCGACCAGGCAACAGCGATCTCTGCCAACAAGGACGCGGCGACCCGCCATGGCCTCATCGGCTCAGATTTTCCGATTTTAAGAGCGGTTGAAGTACCGGCTACCAGCACGCTGGTTTTTTTAAGCGGTGCGGTGCCCGGAGTGAGTCACCCTGAGGCGCCGCAAGGCACGTTAGCCGCTTATGGTGACACTGAAACACAAACCATCAATGTGCTGCATAAAATCGATGACAACCTTAAAAGTCTCGGCTTAACCATGGGGGATGTCATTAAAATGCAGGTGTTTTTAGTGGGCGATCCCGGCCAGGATGGCAACATGGATTTTGCCGGTTTTATGCGCGGTTACCGCCAGTTTTTTGGTACACCGGAGCAGCCAAATTTACCCTCGCGCTCGGCGTTTCAGGTCGCCGGTCTGGCGAATCCTAATTTTTTG